Part of the Paenibacillus terrae HPL-003 genome is shown below.
CAAACGGATCTGGAGCTACTTCGCCGTTATGAGCTGGCTCTTGAAAAATGGCATATGCAGGCGAAGCATATTACCGTACAGCTTGCCAATCTGGAGCGTGATCTGCATCAGGCTGCAACGGATAGTGTCCGTCAGGCTGACAGCTATACAGGTCAAAACCTGTTTGAGTACTACGAGCGTGTGACGGAAGATGTCATGCGTGAGCTGGAGACCAAGCGGGGAAAAGCTGTATTTTTTGATGCTCGGCATATGGGTCCTGTATCCGGTTTGCTGGATGGAGGTCCGTCCAAGCTGGTGGATCGACTCACACAGACTTGTCGCACCCTGATCCTTAGCGCACAGCCGTTTAACCAGACATTCGAGGAAGAATTGCTGCGGCGGGCGAATGTGGCTGCTGCCTATGAAAATCGGCTGGTCGTTCCGAAGGATGAGCTGTTTAAAAAATTGTACCAGACGCTGGAGGAAAACGGCGGCATTAACGTGCGTTTGCTGGATTACACTCATGAGCATCGGTATGAGGAAAAGTATTTCTTTGGTGACTACGAAGGCGAATTTCTTCCTTATGCGCTGGATGTGGATATTACCTCGCGCATTTACAAGCTGGGGTTTGTGCATGAGCGCCGCAGCAGCGGGGTAGAAAAGCTTCATTTGATGGGTGGTTTCCATCTGGAGGATCTGATGGTCTACCGTAACGGCAAGACGTATTATGAGACATATATCGCGAATGGTTTCGTGTTTCACGGGATCAACGCGGATCGGCTGCCGGAACTGCGGTAGCAACATGGTAATCCTACTTTAATTATGGAAGGAAGCAACGATTCTTATGAAGCAGCGTAAATTTAATGTTCTCCTGCTGCTGTTCGGCTTGCTGGGCGCTGTGGTGGGCTTCATCATTGGAGAGCTGATTCTTAACAAACTGATAGGGCACTGGCCGCATATCATCGTGGTTGGGCTATATTTTGGCATCATGGCGCTGTGTATTGGTCTCGGATGTCTTATCGGCGAATGGATTTCGCCACAGCTAAACGGGTCTTCATGGCGGCAGCGTTACTCCGGGCTGTCCTGGAAGCTGCTGGTGCCTGCTACGCTGGTGATGCTGTTCGTGGCAGGGCTGCTGCTGGAGCTGGGCTATCAGGTGAACCCGGAAGGTCGCAAAAGCGTACAGGACCTCGTGCTCGTCATTGATAATTCCGGGAGTATGCAGCAAACAGATCCCGACAATGAACGCCTGACGGCCGCAAAGAGTCTGATTGGCCAAATGGATGGAGACAAGCGGGTAGCTATTGTTTCCTTTGAGTCCACTGCGCAGTTGGTTCAGCCGTTTACCCCGATTGGCACAGATGCGGAGAAGCAAGCCGTTTATGCCAAAATCGACAGCATGCAGACCTTGATGACAGGCGGCACAGAAATCGGTCTTGCCTTGGATGAAACCATCAAGGAAATCGAAACTCAGGGTAGTGCGGAAAAAGGCTCTCTCGTTATTATGCTATCTGACGGCTTTAGTGAGCTGGATGCTCAGACGGCATTGGCTCCTTATATCGCCCGGCAGATTCCGGTTAATACGATTGGGCTGAAGCTCGCTGAATCTAATGGTATCGCGTTATTGCAAAATATCGCCCAAATGACGGGCGGAACCTACTCCAACGTGGCGAATGCCCAAGGTCTCACGCAGGCGTTCGGTAAAATTTATGACAAAATCGGCGACCGTACATTGGTAACGGAGCGAACAGGTGAGTATGCGGATAGTCTGTATTTTGCCATTTATCGTGTTACTGCTCTGGTAATTATCGGGATTCTACTGGGATTGGCGCTCGGGCTGATGTTCGATAACCGTTTTCTGGCGCGGAATTTCGCGATTGGCGGGGTTCCTGCCGGATTGCTGGCTGGCTTTATTTTGGAAAAGGGCCTATCCGGCTCGCCCATCGGTGATTTGATGATTCGTTTGGTGGCAGCGCTCGTACTGGCGGCCCTGATCGCTGTCTTCTCGCTCGTGTTGCCAGTTGCGGAAAATACTCGCCGTTCTTCTGGCGGAGGAAATCCCGGTGCGCCATCAAGCCGCCGGAGAGGAGCACCGGAAGGCCCGCCGCGTAATCGACGCAGCAGTGGATTTTAGAACGGGAGGCTGGAACTTATGCAGTATAGGGATGCACAGCCCGGTGATCCTGTTATTTCGGAGCTGAGCCACAAAATTGACGACAACCGGGTTGTGCTTCGCTGGCAGTGGCCGGAAGGAGTCGCCGTGGTATATATTGCGAAGCAATTAGCCGATCCGGGTGTGAACGGGCAGGAAGACGCCGAAGCGTTGCCGCCTTTTTCAAGCCTTAAACTCTTCACACGTGAGGAATACAAGGCTGCTGGCAGCTACCGTGACCGGATCGATGGCATTGGACGCGTTCGGTATACCGTGTATCCGGCTGTACGGGAGGACGGAGATACTTTTGTAATCCGTCAGCAGGATGGAGCTAACCGACTGGAGCTGAGCACGGGTAAAGCTAAAATCAGATATGCGGTTCACCATAAAAAAGGCTGGTTTCGCAGCCGCAAAACGGTACAGATTCAGGTGACGGCTGAAGTTCCTGTCCCTCAGGAGGTGCTTTGCTACGTGAAAAAGCGTGGTGGCTATCCGGCGGACCGTGAGGATGGAACCTTGTACCCGTTTACGGCACCGTTTGCCGCGGGACGGAATGTGTTGCCCGCTGTCGAAGTAGGCGGAGATGAATATGTGCGGCTGTTTTTTACGGACGGCCAGAAATATGGCATGGTATATGAATTAGTCCCTGAATGAAAGGAGGCCGCA
Proteins encoded:
- a CDS encoding vWA domain-containing protein — translated: MKQRKFNVLLLLFGLLGAVVGFIIGELILNKLIGHWPHIIVVGLYFGIMALCIGLGCLIGEWISPQLNGSSWRQRYSGLSWKLLVPATLVMLFVAGLLLELGYQVNPEGRKSVQDLVLVIDNSGSMQQTDPDNERLTAAKSLIGQMDGDKRVAIVSFESTAQLVQPFTPIGTDAEKQAVYAKIDSMQTLMTGGTEIGLALDETIKEIETQGSAEKGSLVIMLSDGFSELDAQTALAPYIARQIPVNTIGLKLAESNGIALLQNIAQMTGGTYSNVANAQGLTQAFGKIYDKIGDRTLVTERTGEYADSLYFAIYRVTALVIIGILLGLALGLMFDNRFLARNFAIGGVPAGLLAGFILEKGLSGSPIGDLMIRLVAALVLAALIAVFSLVLPVAENTRRSSGGGNPGAPSSRRRGAPEGPPRNRRSSGF